A part of Gossypium hirsutum isolate 1008001.06 chromosome A07, Gossypium_hirsutum_v2.1, whole genome shotgun sequence genomic DNA contains:
- the LOC107952715 gene encoding uncharacterized protein, protein MVDLQTVCCMCGDVGFPDKLFRCNKCHHRFQHSYCSNYYSELAEPIGLCDWCQSEERNSRHGSSSKKSSGGNGSGIIVNRSEYSGDKIKQHDRDESSGGDHKGKSSGTPSPRPTTRRYKLLKDVMC, encoded by the exons ATGGTGGATCTTCAAACTGTCTGCTGCATGTGCGGCGACGTTGGTTTTCCTGACAAACTCTTCCGCTGTAACAAGTGCCACCACCGCTTTCAACACTC GTATTGCAGCAACTATTACAGCGAGTTGGCAGAGCCAATTGGACTGTGTGATTGGTGCCAAAGCGAAGAAAGAAACTCAAGGCATGGAAGCTCTTCAAAGAAATCATCAGGTGGAAACGGAAGTGGAATAATCGTAAACCGATCCGAGTATTCGGGTGACAAGATCAAGCAACACGATCGAGACGAGAGTAGTGGTGGTGATCACAAAGGAAAGAGCAGCGGCACTCCTTCTCCCAGGCCTACCACACGCAGGTACAAGCTTCTCAAGGATGTCATGTGTTGA